A portion of the Cellulophaga algicola DSM 14237 genome contains these proteins:
- a CDS encoding DUF6702 family protein, producing the protein MKSLKKSFLILLVPLFAFTAVHKFYVTVTNIAYSEKEDAIQITSRIFIDDLEKAFKERYAIRSKMATENELKDVDAYIEKYIRSKFIVTINQKQREYTYIGKKYDNDVVVVYLEIPKVNYPEIKSISVTNEILTDMFEEQQNVVHFKLSGKKKSFVLTRENNKGMLNLD; encoded by the coding sequence ATGAAATCACTAAAGAAGAGTTTTTTAATTTTATTAGTACCCTTGTTTGCTTTTACTGCCGTGCATAAGTTCTATGTCACGGTAACTAATATCGCCTATTCAGAGAAAGAAGATGCCATACAAATTACCTCGCGTATTTTTATAGATGATTTGGAAAAGGCTTTTAAAGAGCGTTATGCTATTAGATCAAAAATGGCAACCGAGAATGAATTGAAAGATGTAGATGCATATATTGAAAAGTATATTAGGTCAAAGTTCATCGTTACCATTAATCAAAAGCAGCGAGAATACACCTATATCGGTAAAAAATACGATAATGATGTGGTGGTAGTTTATTTAGAGATTCCGAAGGTGAATTACCCTGAAATAAAATCTATTTCTGTTACAAATGAAATTTTGACAGACATGTTTGAAGAGCAACAGAATGTGGTTCATTTTAAACTTTCAGGAAAAAAGAAGAGTTTTGTACTTACGCGAGAAAATAATAAAGGAATGTTAAACTTAGATTAA
- a CDS encoding Sec-independent protein translocase subunit TatA/TatB, whose amino-acid sequence MTHFLFISGGEIFFILFIVVMVFGADKIPDIARGLGKGMRQLKDATEDIKQEIQKSADKQGINTDFTKDIKNQIDKVKENINDVTGTIKRK is encoded by the coding sequence ATGACACATTTTTTATTTATAAGTGGTGGGGAGATATTCTTCATACTTTTTATAGTGGTGATGGTATTTGGAGCTGATAAAATTCCAGATATTGCCCGTGGTTTAGGAAAAGGGATGCGTCAATTAAAAGATGCTACTGAAGATATTAAACAAGAAATTCAGAAAAGTGCAGATAAGCAAGGTATTAATACCGACTTCACAAAAGACATTAAAAACCAAATAGATAAAGTTAAGGAGAACATTAACGACGTTACGGGCACCATTAAGAGAAAGTAA
- a CDS encoding M1 family metallopeptidase — translation MSKIKYYITALLFVFASILSAQDTEVKEKAAPHGNVNKFKQMYEEFATPNTYRSASGAPGPNYYQQQADYKMDITLDDKNAKIFGEETITYTNNSPDNLEFLWLQLDQNVRTKNTKSDLRNESAAPFASTVENFSGTFMTASFDGGFNIEYVKDANGKALPYTINQTMMRVDLPTPLKSKDQISLKIKWNYNIPDHTVSRARSGYEYFPEDGNRAYVIAQFFPRMAVYSDVEGWQNHQFWGNGEFALPFGDYEVNITVPADHILDGTGELQNTKDVFSKEMMKRYELAKKSYDKPVIIVTQAEAEAAEKGFSDKTKTWKLKAKNVRDFGFATSRKFIWDMQAVQLGGRTVMAVSMYPKEGNPLWEEYSTKAVAHTLRSYSSHTFDYPYPKAISVHAKNQGMEYPMICWNYGRPEKDGTYSDRVKYGMISVIIHEVGHNFFPMIVNSDERQWGWMDEGLDTFMQYMAEQEFGEAYPAAIAPNDKYPSRRGEPSKIVPYMSGDQDYISPIMSNPENVFQLGNNAYGKPATALNILRETVMGRELFDHAFKTYSHRWMFKHPTPEDFFRTMEDASAVDLDWYWRGWFYTTNFVDIGVGSVKKYIVTDKPTAKMKEYAAARNQDIKDLPPLVYLAEEGSEDYDESLKGKVASEISKPLKEFMMDTMTPAERAAVKEPKFFYEVTFTKPGGIPMPLIVEYTYADGTTENVTYPPEIWRKNDKEVTRMLSLQKELTSVVVDPKAETADIDTTNNSWPKKEEQSDFDKFKNDQED, via the coding sequence ATGAGCAAAATCAAGTACTACATTACAGCACTTTTGTTTGTGTTTGCGAGTATTCTAAGCGCACAAGACACAGAAGTTAAAGAGAAAGCAGCGCCTCATGGCAATGTGAACAAATTTAAGCAGATGTATGAAGAGTTCGCAACTCCAAATACATATAGATCTGCATCTGGAGCTCCAGGTCCTAATTACTATCAGCAACAAGCTGATTATAAGATGGATATTACACTAGATGATAAAAATGCAAAGATCTTTGGCGAAGAAACAATTACGTATACCAACAATTCTCCAGACAATTTAGAGTTTTTATGGTTGCAGTTAGATCAAAACGTTCGTACAAAAAATACGAAGTCGGATTTAAGAAATGAATCAGCGGCGCCTTTTGCAAGTACGGTAGAGAATTTCTCAGGTACATTTATGACAGCATCTTTTGATGGTGGTTTTAATATTGAGTACGTTAAAGATGCTAATGGTAAAGCATTGCCATACACGATTAACCAAACTATGATGCGTGTAGATTTACCTACACCTTTGAAAAGTAAAGATCAAATTTCTTTAAAAATTAAATGGAATTATAACATTCCAGATCATACCGTAAGTAGAGCGCGTTCTGGCTATGAGTATTTTCCAGAGGATGGAAACCGTGCCTATGTTATTGCGCAGTTTTTCCCAAGAATGGCGGTTTATAGCGATGTAGAAGGATGGCAAAACCATCAGTTCTGGGGGAATGGCGAGTTTGCACTTCCTTTTGGTGATTACGAAGTGAATATTACAGTTCCTGCAGATCATATTCTAGATGGTACAGGAGAGCTTCAAAATACAAAAGACGTTTTTTCTAAAGAAATGATGAAGCGTTATGAATTGGCTAAAAAGTCATATGATAAGCCTGTAATTATTGTTACGCAAGCAGAAGCAGAAGCGGCCGAAAAAGGTTTTTCTGATAAAACAAAAACTTGGAAGCTGAAAGCTAAAAATGTGCGTGATTTTGGTTTTGCAACTTCAAGAAAGTTTATTTGGGACATGCAAGCAGTGCAATTAGGTGGCAGAACTGTTATGGCAGTTTCAATGTACCCAAAAGAAGGTAATCCTTTATGGGAAGAATATTCTACAAAAGCAGTAGCACATACCTTAAGATCATACTCTTCTCACACGTTTGATTATCCTTATCCTAAAGCAATTTCTGTTCATGCTAAAAATCAAGGAATGGAATATCCAATGATTTGTTGGAATTACGGAAGGCCAGAAAAAGATGGTACTTATTCTGACCGCGTGAAGTACGGAATGATTAGTGTTATTATTCATGAAGTAGGTCATAACTTCTTCCCGATGATTGTAAACTCTGACGAACGTCAGTGGGGTTGGATGGATGAAGGTTTAGATACGTTCATGCAATATATGGCAGAACAAGAGTTTGGTGAAGCATATCCTGCAGCAATTGCACCAAATGATAAATACCCGTCTAGAAGAGGGGAGCCTTCTAAGATTGTACCTTACATGAGTGGTGATCAAGATTATATTTCACCAATTATGTCTAATCCTGAAAATGTTTTTCAATTAGGAAATAATGCGTACGGTAAACCAGCTACAGCCCTTAATATTTTAAGAGAAACGGTAATGGGCAGAGAATTGTTTGACCATGCGTTTAAAACATATTCTCACAGATGGATGTTTAAGCACCCAACTCCAGAAGATTTTTTCCGTACGATGGAAGATGCTTCTGCAGTAGATTTAGATTGGTACTGGAGAGGTTGGTTCTACACAACTAACTTTGTTGATATAGGTGTTGGCAGTGTAAAAAAATATATAGTTACAGATAAGCCAACAGCTAAAATGAAAGAATATGCAGCGGCTAGAAATCAAGATATAAAAGATCTTCCGCCATTAGTATATTTAGCAGAAGAAGGTTCAGAAGATTATGATGAGTCTTTAAAAGGAAAAGTAGCATCAGAAATTTCTAAGCCATTAAAAGAATTTATGATGGATACTATGACACCTGCAGAAAGAGCAGCTGTTAAAGAACCTAAATTCTTCTATGAAGTTACTTTTACTAAACCAGGAGGTATTCCAATGCCATTAATTGTTGAATATACGTATGCAGACGGTACTACAGAGAATGTTACCTATCCTCCAGAAATTTGGAGAAAGAATGACAAGGAAGTAACCCGCATGCTTTCTTTACAAAAAGAATTGACTAGTGTTGTTGTAGATCCAAAAGCAGAAACAGCAGATATTGATACAACAAATAACTCATGGCCTAAGAAAGAAGAGCAATCAGATTTTGATAAGTTTAAAAACGATCAAGAAGATTAA
- the pepE gene encoding dipeptidase PepE, with protein MKKLLLASTSTLHGEAYLAYLLETLEVFFKDVKTITFIPYARPSGISHDAYTALVAKAFAKIGKEVIGLHTFEDARTGIQNAEAFFTGGGNTFLLVKQLHELAAMIPLKDKVTKGTPYFGTSAGSNIAGINMQTTNDMPIVYPPSFNTLGLVNFNINAHYLDPDPKSNHNGETRETRIKEFHCFNTTPVVGLREGSFIYIENDISTLKGAFEARIFEQNKVPYEGINLHF; from the coding sequence TTGAAAAAATTACTACTTGCCAGCACCTCTACATTACACGGAGAAGCATATTTAGCCTATCTATTAGAAACACTGGAAGTCTTTTTTAAAGACGTAAAAACCATCACTTTTATTCCTTATGCTAGACCAAGCGGAATTTCTCATGACGCGTATACTGCTCTTGTCGCTAAGGCATTTGCGAAAATAGGCAAAGAGGTTATCGGCTTACACACTTTTGAAGATGCCAGAACAGGAATCCAAAATGCGGAAGCTTTTTTCACAGGTGGCGGCAACACTTTTTTATTGGTAAAACAGCTACATGAACTTGCGGCAATGATCCCTTTAAAAGATAAAGTTACGAAAGGCACTCCCTATTTTGGAACGAGTGCAGGAAGTAATATTGCGGGCATAAATATGCAAACTACCAATGACATGCCCATTGTTTACCCTCCTAGTTTTAATACTCTAGGTTTGGTTAATTTTAATATCAATGCACATTACCTAGATCCAGACCCAAAAAGTAACCATAATGGAGAAACAAGGGAAACCAGAATTAAAGAATTTCATTGTTTTAATACAACGCCAGTAGTAGGCTTACGAGAAGGTAGTTTTATATATATTGAAAATGATATTAGTACGTTAAAAGGGGCATTTGAAGCAAGAATTTTCGAGCAAAATAAAGTCCCGTATGAGGGAATAAACCTACACTTCTAG
- a CDS encoding carboxypeptidase-like regulatory domain-containing protein: protein MKKIILLVLLGTFSIAQSFAQDEERTYLRGKVMYRNSNVQNENVINVNTELGVITNTSGEFAINVKVGDELVFTALNYQMKRVIITPEILANNRLVVEVNEKVTELDEVVVGPENQEAFLIVKNEEFKKYEYGIDETSRVENIAMSDQERGMQNGINFVNIFKAIKKGIKNEDGTAAEPAPRLKVSDVLRQVYDDQFFVSDLQLPQDKITQFLYYCDTRLPEQSLLKKTNEFELIDFLVNASKDFRAQLDDKN from the coding sequence ATGAAAAAAATTATACTATTGGTACTTTTAGGTACATTCTCAATTGCGCAAAGTTTTGCTCAAGATGAAGAACGTACCTACTTACGCGGTAAAGTTATGTACCGCAATAGCAATGTTCAGAATGAAAATGTAATTAATGTAAATACGGAATTAGGAGTCATAACCAATACCAGTGGGGAGTTTGCCATTAATGTTAAGGTTGGCGATGAATTGGTTTTTACGGCATTAAATTATCAAATGAAACGCGTTATTATTACGCCAGAAATTTTAGCGAATAACAGACTTGTTGTTGAAGTTAATGAAAAAGTTACAGAATTAGATGAGGTAGTGGTAGGGCCAGAAAACCAAGAAGCTTTTTTGATTGTAAAAAATGAAGAGTTTAAAAAATACGAATATGGTATTGATGAAACTTCTAGAGTAGAAAATATAGCCATGTCTGACCAAGAACGTGGTATGCAAAACGGAATCAATTTTGTAAACATTTTTAAAGCCATTAAAAAAGGAATTAAAAATGAAGATGGCACAGCAGCAGAACCGGCACCTAGATTAAAAGTTAGTGATGTGCTTCGTCAAGTTTACGATGATCAATTTTTTGTCTCAGATTTACAATTGCCACAAGATAAAATTACTCAGTTTTTATACTATTGCGATACACGTTTACCAGAACAATCGCTCCTAAAAAAAACCAATGAGTTTGAATTGATTGATTTTCTAGTGAATGCAAGTAAAGATTTTCGTGCGCAATTAGATGATAAAAACTAG
- a CDS encoding carboxypeptidase-like regulatory domain-containing protein — MLLIRPLKHFFVFLLLAVSFSSQAQSHFSKEIEGKVSSADGDVAATHVLNVSTKKAAITDIDGFFRILASLQDTLVFSAIQYQRKEIVVTAEILTSKTIYITLNPALNELKEVVVMPYNLTGNLTTDMKSEPVVVAATLGLPNAYVVKKTQSERKLNEATTGGGLVPINPIINAITGRTKMLKDRVKRDEKYARTERVRAFYMDTLYVTELKIPALKIDDFLYFCEVDDSFSSVVDTHDKIRIWEFLRKKSKVYRENNNIEAP, encoded by the coding sequence TTGCTTTTGATTAGACCTTTAAAACATTTTTTTGTTTTTTTACTGCTCGCTGTTAGCTTTTCTAGCCAAGCGCAAAGTCATTTTTCTAAAGAAATAGAAGGGAAAGTTTCTAGTGCAGATGGCGATGTGGCAGCCACGCATGTACTGAATGTTTCTACAAAGAAAGCGGCCATTACAGATATTGATGGTTTTTTTAGAATCTTGGCAAGTTTGCAGGATACTTTGGTTTTTTCTGCTATTCAATACCAACGAAAAGAGATTGTAGTAACCGCAGAGATTCTTACGAGTAAGACCATTTACATTACCTTAAACCCTGCTTTGAACGAATTAAAAGAGGTGGTGGTGATGCCTTATAATTTAACAGGCAATCTAACTACAGATATGAAAAGTGAGCCTGTAGTCGTAGCGGCTACTTTAGGCTTGCCTAATGCGTATGTTGTAAAGAAAACCCAAAGCGAACGTAAACTAAATGAAGCCACTACGGGTGGTGGTTTGGTACCTATAAACCCCATAATTAATGCGATAACGGGCAGAACCAAAATGCTTAAAGATCGTGTGAAGCGTGATGAGAAATACGCTAGAACAGAACGGGTGAGAGCTTTTTATATGGATACCTTGTATGTAACAGAATTAAAAATTCCTGCGTTAAAGATTGATGATTTTTTATACTTCTGTGAAGTAGATGATTCTTTTTCGAGTGTCGTGGATACCCACGATAAAATTAGAATATGGGAATTTCTTAGGAAGAAAAGTAAAGTGTACCGGGAAAATAATAATATCGAAGCCCCGTAA
- a CDS encoding phosphatase PAP2 family protein: MFDKLLTWDRETFIYLNSLGIEEYDQFWSIATNISTWIPLYVLFLFLVMYKKSKKEKIQKILTAVLMLLFVLLLTGVTKELVGRIRPSADAEINTLIRIIKGSDGFSFFSGHSAYSFALTTIVVLFIKDTFKWSWAFYIWPIFLAFSRIYVGVHYPVDLITGAIVGILSGNLFYGIYLKIIAPYSRLSRPE, encoded by the coding sequence ATGTTCGATAAATTGTTAACCTGGGATAGGGAAACTTTTATTTATTTAAACAGTCTAGGAATTGAAGAGTACGACCAGTTTTGGAGTATTGCTACAAATATCTCTACTTGGATTCCTCTTTATGTGCTATTCCTCTTTTTAGTGATGTATAAGAAGAGCAAAAAAGAAAAAATTCAAAAAATACTTACGGCTGTTTTAATGTTGCTTTTTGTGTTGCTTCTTACAGGAGTAACAAAAGAATTAGTTGGGAGAATACGCCCAAGTGCAGACGCTGAAATAAACACGTTAATTCGTATTATAAAAGGTTCTGATGGCTTTAGTTTCTTTTCTGGTCATTCTGCTTATTCCTTTGCATTAACCACCATTGTGGTACTCTTTATAAAAGACACCTTTAAATGGAGCTGGGCATTTTATATTTGGCCTATATTCTTAGCATTCAGTCGTATTTATGTGGGAGTGCATTATCCTGTAGATTTAATAACTGGTGCTATTGTAGGTATATTATCTGGTAATTTATTTTACGGAATTTATTTAAAAATTATAGCACCCTACTCAAGGTTAAGCCGTCCCGAATAG
- a CDS encoding carboxypeptidase-like regulatory domain-containing protein produces the protein MKFANEHLVVVLLFLAIGVGAQEHQVALEGNVQVVNSELAGIHVQNVSTQKATITDGYGFFSIVVSLKDTLLFSSVQLKKKELVITKEILESKKIIIPLEEAENKLEEVVVMPFHLTGDLSKDAGNLKQAAVSSTSLGLPNTHVVKMTYNERKLLEADRGTMLRVLPLGFAINTHKILNRISGRTKMLKERIVREEKNNSVEQLLAYYPEAIITENLKIPDLQLHEFIYFCEVDKNFNFLLKSENQLILWEFLERKSKVFLKQNKPD, from the coding sequence ATGAAATTTGCTAATGAACATCTTGTTGTAGTGCTGTTGTTTCTAGCAATAGGAGTAGGAGCACAAGAACATCAAGTGGCTTTAGAGGGGAATGTACAGGTGGTAAATTCAGAATTAGCAGGGATTCATGTGCAAAATGTTTCTACCCAAAAAGCAACCATTACAGATGGGTATGGGTTTTTTTCCATTGTAGTGAGTTTAAAGGATACTTTGCTATTTTCATCCGTGCAATTAAAAAAGAAAGAGCTTGTAATTACTAAAGAAATTTTAGAAAGCAAAAAAATTATAATCCCCTTAGAGGAAGCGGAAAATAAATTAGAAGAAGTGGTAGTCATGCCATTTCATCTAACAGGAGATTTATCTAAAGATGCAGGCAATTTAAAACAAGCAGCAGTATCTTCTACTTCCTTAGGTTTGCCAAATACGCATGTGGTGAAAATGACCTATAATGAACGTAAATTATTGGAGGCAGATCGGGGAACTATGCTAAGAGTTCTTCCGTTAGGTTTTGCTATTAATACACATAAGATATTAAATAGAATTTCGGGTCGTACGAAGATGCTTAAAGAGCGCATTGTCAGAGAGGAAAAGAATAATTCAGTAGAGCAATTATTGGCCTACTATCCAGAGGCTATTATTACTGAAAATCTAAAAATTCCGGACCTGCAACTTCATGAGTTTATATATTTCTGCGAAGTAGATAAGAATTTTAACTTCTTATTAAAATCAGAAAATCAATTAATACTTTGGGAGTTTTTAGAGCGTAAAAGCAAAGTGTTTCTAAAACAGAATAAGCCAGATTAG